Within Topomyia yanbarensis strain Yona2022 chromosome 2, ASM3024719v1, whole genome shotgun sequence, the genomic segment TTCGCGTACTGCTACCTAAAAAAGAGTTTGTGTTTACTGAAGAAATCTTGATACCAGATGTTAAAACAATTGCGCTTCCAGTCAGTTGTCAATCGATTGACTTTCCGGTTCTGGAAAGGTACAGTTCATTTCGTAAACTGAGGAGAGTGATGGCATACGTAGCACGATTCATTAGAAAAACGAAGGGAATACGAATAGCGAATGACAATATTTCCTACGGTTGAAGAATATCAAGTAAGTCTTGACATGATCGTCAGCCTGGTGCTGCGACAATATTACGCTGATGATATCAAGCAGATACAGAGGTACAACATTACGCAGAATATGGACCACAAATGTGTAGGAGATTTGCGCTCGCTGAATCCCATATACGAATCCGGAATACTACGTGTAGGCGGCAGAATCAAGCACGCGAATCTAACCTTTGGACAGCATCATCCGATTATGCTTCCACTGAAGCATCATGTGACAAAGATCATCATTAACGATTTCCATGAAACGTACCTGCACATTGGACCCAGCGGTTTGTTATCGGCGCTTCGACAGCGATTTTGGATCGTTGATGGACGGAATGTGATCCAGAAGCATCTCAAAAGGTGCATTCGCTGCTTCAAAACAAATCCACCGGAAATCAAGCGTTACAGACTTACCAAAGTTTCGTGTGACACAATCAGacgttttttcgagagttggtATCGACTACGGTGGGCCTTTTCACGTCAAAACAGGCAACCCACGGACACCGGTGTCTCTGAAAACTTATATTGCGTTGTTTATTTTCATGGTTACAAAGGCGGTCCATATCGAGTTGGCAGTGGACCTATCAACTCAAGCTTTCATCAACGTGCTGAAGTGTTTCGTGGCCAGACGTGGAGTCCCTACCCAAATACACTCCGATAACGCCACAAACTTTATCGGGGCGAACTCGGCACTGCATGAACTGTACGTCTTGTTCAATCAACGGGATATGAAGCAGGCGCTCAGTGACTACTGTCTACCTCAAGAAATAAAATGGCACTTTATTCCGGCGCGGTCTCCCGAGTTCGGTGGCGTTTGGGAAGCTGGTATCAAATCAACCAAGCATCACATAACACGAGTTGTCGGCGATGGAAGGTTTACCTACGATGAGTGGAACACCTTGGTTGCCCAGATTGAAGCCATCCTCAATTCGAGACCGCTTGTTCCTTAATCAGCTGACCCTAATGACCTGAAGGCGATAACACCTGGGCATATTCTCATAGGCCGAGAGCTAACTGCCATACGTGAGCCTGAATCAGACGACGTCAAGCTAAGTGCACTGTCCAGATATCAAATCATTCAGAAGATGCGAAGCGAATTTTGGAAGAGGTGGTCACGAGACTATCTTCAGGAGCTACAACGCAGACCGAAACACAATCGCAAATACACCGAAGTAAGAATCGGAGATCTCGTCGTTTTGAAGGAGGAGAATATGCCACCCCAACAATGGCGTTTAGGCAGGGTGGTTAGTGTCCATTCAGGTTCTGATGGGATAATCAGGGCGGTGATGGTAAAGACCAACAGCGGTGTTTTCAGTCGAACCACGGCGAAGTTAGTAGTTCTGCCTTGAGTTCCTCCGCAACTGCAACGCGGGGGAGGATGTTCGGATGTAACGGTTATTTCAAAACCCTATTATTACCCTATCTTGTATATTTTTGATAACATATGTATTTTTATATCATTTGGCAACCCTGTAACAAAAAAGGGATTCGTACGCCGTTCGTCGCGAAATTAACACGCAATATTCAAACCAAAATAAACACGTTTCTTTTCTCCAATTAATTTACAGTCCATTAAACGAATTCCATTCCGAAACCGTACAGTAACAACAACACAAAATACGAAACACATGTTCCATACctgatttagttataggttttgtgctctttaaGGGTAATGGGTGTTTAAAACAGCTTTCcacttagtggagaaaaatagtgtttacttaaatttttctccagtatggagaaatatagcatagcgtCACGTTATTGATTCCATTGATTTTTTCATTAGTATTCAGTTTTAATAACATTTTGCATTTTATTCTTTGTGGTCATTCCTTTGGTTTATTCATTTAAATCACTTAATTTTATAAGcctatttattcattttgataATTTAGTTTATCTTGAtcatttacattttttgtttgttcaatttatttgattgatttcacttattttcttcatttgattggttttttttcatattcttcatttctaattttttattttactcattttacttttattattttatattattttttgcataaattttatgaaaaaatatcttaaaataattataaaatttcacAAACGACTCCATGCTTTGAATAATTAAAATATGCAAACTAATCACTTTCGGAAAAATATTATCCAATATTCATCCAAACCGATTCGTAAAATGAACGAATCCAGCTAAtgtacgaattcgattttttccagaaaaaggcGTGATAATGCGTGCATTGTATTATCGttttccatttcattcatttctcaGTGAAAAACTATTTCACAATTAGTTAATTATTAATGCTACACAGCAAGCGCATCCCGAATACGGGCATCATTATGCAAATCATATACGCATAAATCAAATCCATACTTCGATTACGTGTCACCTGGTGAGACTCGGTATGGTAACACCAGATCACCACCTCAACTCATCCAGTTCGGGCTAGTCCAGACATTTCAAGATGTTGGTAAAGCAAGATGTATGCCAATTATTTGGAAAATTGTTCCATCGTTGATAGGACCAGTTTTCCGCTGTAAACGTTATTCAATCAAACACAGCACTGTGTCGATGGTTGGCTCCCGTTGTGAACCGATTGAGGATTTCGCATTCATCTGTACATTCCTATCAGTCTTCGAGTGGCATTAATTAGTTAATCAATAAccatatttattaaaatataacgTGTTTGCAGAATGCTGCTGCGTAAATCCAGTACAGTAAAACTGGATGGTGtaagattttttttggcttgttttGCATCGCAATGGCCACTTTCACCTTAACAAGAGTTGTCAGTAACAGGCCAATTCGTAAACATTGTACGACATGGCAATCTGCGATAAAATTATATATGCAATGGCGGCAGTAAACCGTAATGTCGCGTGAAACTGGAATCACACAATCCTTAAAGTATTTGTCCATCATGATGCATTGAGGGAAAGTATCCCTATACTACCGCCCTTATTAAGCTACGGTCCATAGCAAATGTGTGCACAAAACAGGACAACAAAAAAGTCAAACATCCCGatttaaatattatttacattccCCGGCACTATCTACTTTCGCCTAGGTCCAGCAAAAATCGTACGCGCAATCGTTTATTTTTACACACAGTAAACCATGGCCGTTAAAAAAGTTGATTGAGACAATTTAATGCGACTCTGGCGGGCGGCGTGGTAAGCACTACTGATGCAACCGTTTTGTGGCAGTTATGCTGTGCATTTTTTGTTCTTGTTATATGTATATACACACAGCTATAAACGAATATGATGCTGGACCACGCAAGTCAGCAGTTTCTGCGAGAAAACAACTCTGTATCTCCGTGGGCCATATTCGTCGCAGTATACTCAGCTGGGTGCCGGTTAGCCATGCCTGGAATGCCTCCGTCCATTTCGATAGTTGATGAAGTTCCATAATCAATTTAAATAATATCATCACCCTTTTGCATTTGGCATGGCGTGGCAACAATTCAGCTCGTTTTGTGCCACCATAACCATGTAGGAATGTGAAAAAATTGTGGCGTATGCGCAAAAGCGTTGACGTTTTTGTGCGATAACTACCTaccactgactgactgactggggGGACTCGCGACGCGTGATGAAcgcaattttccaaaaccccAAAATGGTGGCCTACTAGATACCGGAGCAAAAGCTGTCGGGTCTTTTTATGGAATACAGATATCACATGTTTTTGCCAATTGCAATGGAAATGGACTCAATTAATCATGCACATGGACACAAGCCAAGTCGAGAGATTGCGGTTCATTATGGAACATCATCGCGCAAGCCTTGCCGGGACTGTTCTCAGTCTGTAAACTGTAACTCATTCAGTGGAGTGTGTTAGCTAACAGTTTGCCAAGTAATTGAGTACTTTTCCAGCGAATCAACGCACTGATCGAACGCGCGTGATACGCAATTAGTTTACGGTTGTTTTTCTCGCAATTTCTGACTCTCGGGCAGTGGATCGATTCagatgatggatgcaaaaaggtGGTACCAGCTCTGAGCGATATGATGTCAATTTGCTATTTTATCAGGTTGTGATccgaaattttcataaaaagttGGTTTCATTGCAATCCAATTGGCTATCCGATGTGTCCTTTCAGCACTGACAACTTTATTACGTGCGGTGAAGATTGATACTGATTCggaagatttattttaatttataaatATACTTCGAGCACATCTCTTACTGTAGCGTCTGAGGTTTCAAAAACGCTAAATACGACAGCATTATTAGCACGTTGTTGGATGTCAACTGTCATAATTGGAATGATGTCTGTTATTTCATCCCAAATCTACATAGTCGTTTTTTGCTGAGCAATTTCCGCTCATAGATTCCGAAAAGTGTGATTTAGCACAGCATAATTAAACATAACTTTTATACGTTTAGTTGGGCTTTTTAACATTACTCGAATGTGATGAAAAAAGAAATTCGTTTAGTTAGTTCGATCAATGACATAAACATCCTGTACAATATGAGAAATATAGAAAACAGATCTGGATTCATAAATTGcaagaattttcaaaataagaAATCAGTCGTATTGTGTCCTGAGCTTATTCAGTGAGAAACCTATATTCTGGATTCTTTCAACTCGACCTTTTCCAGGTTCTCTGCTGGGCACAACATTAGCTGGTCTTTCATCCGGCTTTCGAGCTATATGTCCAGCCCACCGTAGCCTCTGCCTTATTTTTCCAGCCTTCTGATGTACCTATTTGACACAACACGTGGTTCATGCGTCTGCACGACTTTCCATTTTTATTGTACCGCCGAGTATTGAACGCAGAATTCTTTTTTCAAAACGCCCTTAGCGCTCGATAGTCTGCTTTCTTTGTCGAGCGTTTTGTGCGCGTCTGTCAGTTATGAGATTTTAGCTGGCTACGCAAACCTTAGACTGTCTTATTCGCAGCTACCACATGTCACATTTCACCAATGCATTGTAATATATTGCAATGTTCTAATACATTAACATGAATTCGTTGACAGTTTAGTACCATacccagggccgccgagaggggggggggatcggggtgtttccccccgggcccggagttttgaggggggcccggatttttaacagaaactaaaattttgataaatactttttcgacaaaaaattatttgagaatgcaattaaaaattcaacatcttgtgtatgaggtaactagaatggcgaaaattctaaactactgcatatttgatatcaactatgtttataccaacgtaaatctcgcatcgaaacaagatcagactcgagcgggcatagcggaatttgtacattgaatgtcatgtacgcagctcacacgggttcgaatcccaaccccgcacacaggaatagagatttgttataggaaaattcctaacctgaatgaagaagcgaatgaccttaaggttgaaatgtctataatcgaaacaaaaatatgatcagacttgtaagggttcaacaattaaatggtttgattagaagtcatgaggttgtcttcaaatttcgccaatttgaaatcgatttttttgatttattgaatatttttcctcctagtgctacgagctacataagaaataaaacagtgcatatttatttgtttttaagcgttttatacaatGAAAAGCAATgcaaaattctgtcgagtgataactttaattcgaaattcgaattgatttcaacgtatacccatgtgtctcttgaagtctatcccctgctcagtaaaattctgctggtcaaagtaccactagaggcggtaaccctacctctatttgagtgctcaattggtcaaatgagtcatcaaaaactcttgatataccaaaagaattcgaaattaatccaaaaatttaaatttgaaatttaatatatttggtttgccgttcattgatacaaaatctataaaaaatcatattcagatacgagatgatacatccttatcaaataaacgaaatttttcgattttcgactacaaattccccctagcaaagaggccagtgatggaaaaaaataaatacgttttacaattctttcaaatacggccttttatcaacattttcattataacagcaaattgcgtacataACAAGCCTCTTTCGCGACGcgtatagtgttaatagttttcttttgaattgtatatgtcatggagcataaaaagaagatctctcagttcacaatcctgcagctgccaatgattctaagaagcatacgttcaactaaattactaaattatgtttgattgatttcgaagagaaaatttaactctgttaccaaactaaatcaactagttagcaagattagttaactaatgtagcaagttaaatccgcatacaaaatattttcgttttggtggagtgagcgtgagattttgaacgtcgcttcctgaacgtaacgattttatttttgaactattttctagaaatcagttacaacattcttgtcaaatattttaaggtatgctaacacaccaacacgaataaaggaataattcatgtttttataggattatgaatgttttcgaatccagcatagcgtaaaatccaaccaaaacccttatttgaaatttgatccatgtttctcatgttttttgtttctacatggatttttttattttgttaaaatttcgttgatatattttttcaagttgtggattgtatttgtatttctacaattgtaagattctgccttttttatctatttgcatatttttattttatccataattacgttccttacttttgctccgtttttgttcaatacttccaattttatttactttttcgtcttttcatcatttcaattttccagtttttcaaaattttctggttcgtccatttttttaaatttctttatggttattttattcttgtcttttatatatactcctctagttttatgcattcttaatgtttttttttaattttttctattgctttaaatatgtcttgtttttaatgttaaataaattttattatttttgatttatcgagattttcagttttatgcactTTTTACATTAATGTTTgaattctttttagtagtttttttccattttcatcgattctaaaaaaatttcttactttcctatcgatttttcattattttcatcatctgttcaataatgttcgacttttttaatcttcgcaatatgtttttctagtttcctgttttcctttatcgattttttataggttttgttttggttattCTCGATTGaacttttttgacaattgacattaatttgtttatttggttgattttgttgtttttagctcttttgtacattcaGTTTCCTATTGCTTATTTTAATCTTTTGgcgttgatcgccgtttagatatttttaatttttgtaattactacatttttaatcttgccatttcctt encodes:
- the LOC131679314 gene encoding uncharacterized protein LOC131679314 produces the protein MIVSLVLRQYYADDIKQIQRYNITQNMDHKCVGDLRSLNPIYESGILRVGGRIKHANLTFGQHHPIMLPLKHHVTKIIINDFHETYLHIGPSGNPRTPVSLKTYIALFIFMVTKAVHIELAVDLSTQAFINVLKCFVARRGVPTQIHSDNATNFIGANSALHELYVLFNQRDMKQALSDYCLPQEIKWHFIPARSPEFGGVWEAGIKSTKHHITRVVGDGRFTYDEWNTLVAQIEAILNSRPLVP